Genomic window (Helianthus annuus cultivar XRQ/B chromosome 3, HanXRQr2.0-SUNRISE, whole genome shotgun sequence):
TTGTAACTTCTAAGTTAATTCTTTTCTTTATAAAACATAATCCAAATCAACGAATTCATAATAGTATGATACATGGGTTAAAAagtaacaattaccttgaataaAATTAGGTAGCAAAAACCACTTTGATGATGTTCCTTTTAAATTTTCGCATCCAATGCATCCACAGATATTCAATTTCAGTTGCAAATTTACAATTGTAGAAAGCTAGCAAAAGTCTAATTTGTTTCATAGGAACTTATAAACCATTTTACCCAAAGAATTAATgttctttttttttatcatattTCACATATTAAACTATCATTAAAAGATGGACAAAGAATATATAAGTTGAACGAAAACATGAACAGCTTCAAAATGGGTCAAAAGCGTATGAGAATACTGATATATGTCCTTAGCCGGCTATATATAATTCTTACCAAAATCTTATATTGTCTCTTTTCCCATCAAGTGCTCACCTGCcaaaacaaaaaaacaacataATCATGAGTTGATCCCAGCCATGGTAAAGGGCTAAGATAAAACAAAAATCAGACATACTGATGCTTCCAATATCTAAACATTCAAGTTAAGTCCTGATTCTTCTTCTTAAATTGATTTCGCAAGTAATCTGAATATTATCAAAAACTCACCACTTAATAACCAAGAactcaaataatataataatgaaCCATTATCCTAAAATAAAGCAGAGCTACAATCAAACAAACTTTCAAATAAAGGAAGAAAGTCAAATGTTATAAAAAGAACCAAACTCATCAAGTAACACTAAGTTCACAGTATATCTCAATCAAATTATATGCCGTCACCATATTCTCTTCCCTAATTACATGTTCAACctaataaaatattaaacataatgATTATAATGACAAATTAATCTAATAAATATGGTAATTATCAATAAGGTGAACAATCATATTCAGAAAATAAAACAACATACCCGAATTTGTGCAGTATGGTCCTGGCTAGTCTCAAGCAACTGAGCCAGTTCTCTTTCATCTGATTAATCTGTACTCCTTTTTTTCATCAACTTAATCCGAGATGTAGCTAAATTCATCGTTGTTTTATTGAATCAATCAAATAACGAAAACATAAGCAAGTAAAGTAAAAATCGAAACTGTAAAAATACGATTTCCATAAATCGGATATAAATGTTTACCATTTGGCGAACTTAAATCGTTTGTAAAGCATTGCTGTAGACGTGTATGAACTGCTAGATCGACGATGCGTATGGTGAAAAGAGtaattagggttttgtgtgttggTGACCTGGGAAACGGCGGTGGAGAAGATTGTTTGTGGGGTGGAGAagattagggttttgaataataCGATTAATGAGTTTAGTTTTGAATGAGATACGGGTCATGGATCACCGTATGACCCGGTTACATAACCCGGTTCCAGCATTGAGCGGGTAAAAGAGTCAAAGAAGCCCTTATTGAGTGACACGTGTcccaaatcaggtttcttttattatatgtatagattatagTGTTTATGATTTGTaaaaagtaacatacttaggtattaatagtttaaaatcaccttctagagtattaacttttcattttttaacgTTTGAAgatattaacttctagggtattaacatagttagtacttgtggtttgcacaaaataacatacttagatgctaagaatgtgattttaaacctacaaataacgttaatacctccaaacgttacagaatgaaaagttaataccctagaatgtgattttaaactattagtacatTACTATATTACTCTGTGCAAATCacaggactaactatgtaattaactctttttttttatcaTTGTATATATAGGTGAAGGCTTAAATACAAAGGGTTGTTAatgtataaaatataaaaaaagttataggttgtgtaattttaattttctttatacGTAAATTTAACGTGTTATTTTCTTTATGGGTAATTTTGATTTCCATCCACACTAAATCACAACACTTACCTTTTTCTAAGGTTCCTGCCTGGGAACCACCCGCGTACACGCAACAACGACAAACTCACATAAGTATATCTAGTACAGGTGTCATCAGCCTGCAACCAATCAGCGTGCGTCAGACTCTGCCCAGACAATCCCCACGATAGACAATCGTGCAGGAGACAAACGATACAATGGACAGTGACGTATAGCCAATCAGCGTGCGCCATTCACTGTTTCATGATATCTACTCACAGCTGATGACAGACTCGACAATAAGTACACTCGGTAGGCGACGTGGCACTAATCATCATGCGCCAACGTCCATCCACCACTGCAAACACTACCTGTCGTGTCAGGGGGGAAAAGAGGATATTCATTAAagcaatacttattctcacgtcaaAACTCATCAGCCCATCGCCTTCTCCAAAACTCATCGGCTATAATACGAACCCTAAATCATAGGTTTAAAGATCGGAATTCTCtcactctcactcttaacacaaATTTGCTTTATTCTTCTTAaagcagtacttattctcacgtcaaAGGATGGTTACAAGAATAACCATCCACCTCTCCTTCTCGTAACGAGGTCATGGTGTTATGTTTTACAGATTAGCTCTCAAGACTACATTGGTTGTTTGATCTAAAAGTGATTAAGAATTAACCCGTATTGAGACTACCACCTTATGTTCTATCCCCCAATGAATTAGAACTGGTGTTTCTTCATTTATACTTAATTTTCAATTGTTATCTCCTCCACACGTAATTTTAAGTTACTTTATACGTAATTATTTTTTACACTTTATATGTTAAGTATTTTTTACACTTTAGATGTTGTATACATTACAAATGTACTCTTTACAATAAATAACTTACCCCtataccaatggggtggtggtccattggcaaagacaATGCCTTTAAAACACATTGGGAGaaggaggtcttgggttcaagtcccacataAGACAGGAATAAAGaaatttaccgttcaaaaaaataataataataataacttacCCCTATATGTATAAAACTTTACTGTATTATATTTTTGAAAAGctttattataaataaaacaagtttatCCCAACCCGTGATATTAAAAAAATactaaagttaaaaagtaaagaaaataattattattataatattaataaaataataaaattactattcattagcttctatttttaagatatatatataacataatttttaatatatatatatataatataatggcACGTGcctattatttttataaattaatttaCTTTTATTTCCAACATAATCTTTTATTCATAATTGTCAAGTTACATCAAAATAGAAGGTAGACAAACAACAAGCATTCTTCCTGAATTACAAACTCTAATCTAACAAAGACAAAACTCTGCCCCCTGAGACAGGGTTGAGAAAAACAACCAACTTATTACTCGAAATGAGCTTGGATTGACTCGTGCACGGAACCGACGGTTCAGggaaataacataactaacattTTGTATGGATTCGGTTCAATTAAAAACCACCACGAGTTGTTAGAATCATGAGAACTCTTACGTTCCGTAAGTTGGGTCACTATTTTTTGCACAAGTagatgaaaatgttataaatgcatatgtaaaaaaaaaagaaaaaaaatgtctAAACGTTAGTTATGCCTAATGTAAATTTTGTTTATGGAACGAGGATATCACCAATAATTTTTTTACATCGATGTAAATTTTTGCATACGGTATTTTTTTTTCTGGAACAAGTGATTTTaagatttttgtttttttttttttttttaaataccttTTGAAAGACTTAGTTCTTATGGTTCTCACAACTCATAGTGATCTACTCTCTTCACATCCTATATTCCCATATAATCAAAATAATTAAACTGTTTGTAATTTAAACTGATCAATTATATAAAACAAATATGAAGGTTAAAGGGGTAAATTTTGAAAGagagaaaaacaaaattttaaatttaagcTTAGTTATCAGTTTGATCCGTTGGTTGAACCGGGTCAGTTCAAACATAGACGGTTTATTGTGTAGATAGTTTCCTTTCCATTTCGATCTTTCAGTACAGTTCTAAAAACACAGTTAAAAGCAAATATAATTTGGAGTTGAAATTGACATCATTAAAGCCAAATCTTTTTTAATCTCAAATATTGCCACTCTACATCCATAATTATTGTAATCGCTTTGTCGAAACTAAACTGAACGTAAGTTAAGTAATTATTTCCCAATGTGCATTATTTAAAATAAGATTTGACATAAAACATGTGGTTTGTTTTTCCATGCAATCATCTTACATTATTGGACCGAAACGAAAGAAGAATTAATGAAATGGACAAATTAATAATGAATTACACATTGAAATTGAATGATCCTTTTTGTTTTCATTGTCATTGCTTAGTTTGAGAGAATAGAAAATAATTTCATGTATGTTGTCTGATGTGTGTTACTTTTACTTGGTACATAATTTAGAGAAAATTTCTGGAAAAAAATATAGTTTTCGAAAAATATTACAAAAGTTTAAGAAATAAATAGAGAAGAATCCAGTTGAgttgtaaaataaaaatatgttgaTTAGAATTATTAACTTCAGAAAATGGTGTTATTATAAATGTTTTGTAATAAATTtgttagagtaaattgccaaaaatggtccctgaggtttggtcacttttgtcactttagtccaaaacttaaaccttttaaatctggattcctgtggtttcaattttgttgtcattttcatccaaaagcaaaatctggtcagatttttcagtaacatccaacttttttgtctttttcctccatTTAATAAAggcaaaatggtcagatttttttagtttgttataataaaacgttaaaagactaTTTATTGTGACACATTCCAACTTCTTCACCTAATCTACTATGAACTTTTTACGATGATCTTACAGTCTGAAATCACATATTAGACGTGTTTAGTGATTTGTAATATTATACGATAACAAAACCACTAAAATGTCAACAGATTAATGAGATGCGCTCACAACTACAATAGTAAAGTTAGAAAAACACACGGATATGTGATTATGCTTCACATAGCCATGTCATCTTCTTTCAAAAATGACACTAAAGGTGTACGGGACGTTCTCGGGGAGGAGATTCGGTGAGGcctttccccgatcgggaacaccgccgccatcaccacGGGGTCCCGAATCGGGGTGGGTTTTGGGTGTGGGTTCACCGATGGAATTTGCGCGTGGATCGAGATATGACCGTTGACAAACGgtcgaatttataaaaaaaaaaaatcaattttttttaaacgaTATATATCTAACCAACctaattcattttttttaccacattcacaactctcaaacccacaccaaaactctcaaactcaaatctttcaaacacaaaatggattccaagtttccgtttctttctaccctacccgactttcccgacgatggagatgcatcgtcaagcgatagtagcttaattttcttccaaaatctcatccaacaagcggagctactagacacggcatcgtctagtaaaaaaaattatgtccgtcgagatcgtgtgGGGGGCCACGAGACACTCATGCCCgattattttgatgaaaatccaaaatttagtgaagatacttttcgtcacaggtttcgtatgtccaagtctttgttcctaaaaattgttagtgacgtgaaagcgtatgacgagtggtttcaagaaggcttagacgggagaatgaagaaaagctttacaccgttgcaaaaggttacttcggcaattaaacaacttgcaaccggtaacccaccagacgagggggacgagtatttaaatatgtctgaaaggacctctcgtgagtgccttgaatatttctgcgagacggtatgtaaaaggtatggcggtgaattcctacgtagaccaacgagccacgacgtcgcgctattgtatcaggctcatgaggagaggcatcacctacctggtatgttgggtagtctggattgtacacactttgtctggagaatgtgccccacagaattgcgtggacaatacatgagaggcgatcatcaatacccgacggttatgttagaagcggtagcgtctcaagatttgtggatttggcatgctttttgtgggccagcgggttcacaaaacgacatcaacgtgttgcaacaatctccgttatttcttgctcaacgaaacggaacggcgccaaattgtccatttcaagtgaacaaccacttatacaaacgcgggtattatcttactgatgggatctaccctacctggtccgtgtttgtgaagtcttttccatatccacacgactcgaatgaaaaaaagttcaagaggcaacacgaggccgcaagaaaagatgtggaacgggcgtttggtgtgttaaagtcgaagtggggaatactaaatcgtccaatgcgttcgaaaacggtgagaaagataaggtccatcgtgtatacgtgccttattttacacaacatgattataaaagacgacggaagggcgatagcaccggtacatattcaagatcctccagtcgaacccgtcttcgatgatacagcctatacggagctcattgacgaagacacgcattggaggctaaaacacgatctcgttgagcatctcggaagtttagatttgccgcaccttgaagttgattcggacgacgagtagtttgtttttatatttttctagtttgaatgtatttttttttctagttcgaatgttttttttttaatttaatgaaatgtcttttatttaatttttatttttattaatctttttttaatttataaacatgcatcattttagaaaaaaaaaaaaaaaaaaccaactcccctaataggggagtgccgccatcaaaaaggggtattaggggagtgttagaggggagttgacgtggcactttCTGGTTGGTCATgtgtaagaggggggactcacctattaggtgagcaccccttacaccctaagacATAACTATGTGCATTGGCATAACACAATTGTGTCCATTTCTTCAAAACTCCTATATTCCTGCAAAAGTGACATGACTATGTGGATAAAACCTACAAAAGTGACATGACTTTTTTTTGGTCAAGAATCTTAGTTCTTGCTCAAAAAGCaatgtaactatgttaataaGACTAACATAgttatttttctatgttttataaaaatgatAGAATTGTTTACCATGTAATAAAGTCACATATCCAGGTCCTAGTTAAACCATTGAGAGGAACCTTTGTCTTGTTAAAATCACATGACTTGACTATTTGGATTGCTCTCAAATAATCGTGTAATTTTAACTTTGAAACTAACCCTTCAATCTTCATTTTCGTCCAAAAAcaaatttttaatgttttcaCTCTTATGATTTTCAAATCTCGGTCTTTTTAGTACCAAACTTTGTAAacatactaggttataacctcgTGTACTACATGGATTTGGGTAAGACAAATGATgcaataaaaaatatttataataaataattacatATTACATTACATGTAATAATGAAAAAgattaatttcatatatacccttacaaagttgcaaaatttcatatatacccaacaaaaactaaaaatatcatatatgTCCTTACAAACTTgttaaaatatcaaatatacccAAATTATTAAGAACAATCTAATAAATAATCGTTTTACGctaatttttttaatttcaagttttcatatatgctcattttttaacttcatatttttatataacacGTTTTaagcttaaatttatttttactcattttaattttaattttttttcataaaccaTAGAATTcttcatatattatatttaaactaaataaattaagctagaaatgagtaaatataatatttgaaGTTAAAAGTTATATGAGATCTCaaagttttagaaaaataaaggtaaaatttttatttattaaattactTTTAATGAATTaggtatatatgatatttcaaCTGCTTTGTAATGGTATATATGATATTTGTAATTTTACAAGGGTATATTTTGCATGTTTGTAGGTCTATATATGAAATTGCCATAAAAATCTATAAATTAATGTTCCGCTTACAATTTAGAAATCTATTAATACAAAGATAAATTACAAATCTCTAAAATGTTCTTTGTAGACAACATTGGACTCTTGTACAAAACATATGAAAACATTTGTTGTTTTAAAAACAAACCAACTCTAGATATATAACGAATGTCACAAACCAACTCTAGCTATATAACGAATGTCCTTGAATTTTATTTACCCTCATCGCGAAGCGAAAGATACAATGTGAGAAAACTATCTTCTTTAATCTCGAGTATTACACTGGGCTGAATAAATGATACAATGCGAAAtgaaaaagtatatatatttaatgattttttttaaattgatttttttGCTATACATTTTTATGTAACCTAAATATAATATTAAGATTAACTAGGTTTTAATGCTGTGCGCCGCGTTGCGGCGCTGCAAAACTAAGTCATTGTAAAACTATTTATTGCGACTAAATACTTGGTTGTTATTAAAGCTGTGCTATTTAGTGTCTAATTTTTAAGTTGAcaagtggagttttcatacaacagaGCCGTTGGTAGCAAGCGAGTTAGTAACTCCTGGCGATGGCGACTATTGCGGTGTCTAAGCATCCACTAACCCAACAAATAAGGAATAAGAATTGTATAAATACAATCAGAAAAACGTGTGAAAGAGGAGAAAAAGGAAGATGACGTGAAGTTATGTAAgcataaaatggaaaaaaaaaagaagaccCCATGATTTGAACTTGAGTCTCTTTAAaacacatacaaccacaaaaccaCTCCACCATGATGAATAATCTAACTAACTTTAAAGAAAATTGATATATATACGCACTTAAAAAGAGTATAGGGGAAAAAAGTCAACAAAAGATGACGTGAAGTTATGTATatttactattcataagctttgttttttaatatataggataATAGTAAACTTGTTATTAAAAGAGGATTATATAGGATGATTTGCAATCATATAATCAAaattatattataaataataacAAAAGTTAGTTCGGAAATAATTTAGGTAAATGATATCAATTACCATAAAATACGATATTGAATATTTGACTTACCCAAAATTTTGATATTCATTATTACTTTATCAGAAAAGAATTATTTATGCATTTATAATAAGTGATAtacatatattaattattaaaaagataaatattaaaataaaaattgtGAGGTTGAAGGAAAGAGTGTCAgcattgtaacaccccaacctgaACAGGTTGACGTGTCACTCAcacagatatcaaaactaaaaccaATCCATAACGTTGAAACCAAAagatcctaattacattttcattacattaccgaaataaaaaaaatctttatCTTCAGAACACTATTCACTTATTCCCCACGTTTCCCCAAATTACCTGTCAAACACATAAGACAAACACAAGAAAGAAACTACGGCTGAGCAAAAAAGTTGCCCAGTAACGGATAAATCAACAGTAAACGAAAACAGACATGCAGACAGAAACATGAACGGTACTGACGTTAAACATGCCCATGCATGCATTGTTTTGTATAAACATTATAACTGAAATTTTCCTTttcatataaaaaaaacaaagattttaattatttattttcttaTTGTCACTTTTCGAATATTACAAGCGTAATATTAGTtggaatattttttttattagaaGTTAAATTAGATATGATTTTAGTTTGTAATAATCATAAGTTTTAccagttggccgataataatcccaactttaaaaattccctccaataatcccaacttgtaaaagtttggccgccatTGATCCTTTTCTAACATAGGTGTACTTAAATCAATTAATGAGTCTTTAGCTGTAATTGAATCTATTGATGagaccaaattcttatatgtttgaaaaggatcaatggcggcaaaacttttacaagttgggattattggagAGAATTTTTAAaattgggattattatcggccaactggTGAAACTTAGAATtgttaaaatccaataacccaactTTTAATCTAACCCAAGTTAATTTCCATAACTGACCTGGTTGACCATTTTAGTCAAACAATGACCTCTTTACAAAAAAAAAGacctttttacaaaaaaaaaaaaaaaaaaaaaaaaaaaaaaaaaaaaaacttgcaaTTCCAATCCAAAATGAAACTCTTAAGTAAACATATGATCCATACTCAATCAAGTTGTTATATCGAGATTTGGGTCCCCTCTTATCATTCCATAATTTGCAAGAGTATGTGCATTTTCCATACTTATAAAGAACGTAATACATTTTATttagccaatgatctctagatcaagtggtggaggacttgcatttctcttgagagatgcgggttcgactcccacttggtgcagagtgaggcactggtgggcaatgataggagacccagggaaatctgggttggatccttgagccaaatgggttttaccggtaatttcactgtcgtgcctacgggcgggtgggttaccgggttttcccccgacttggtggtggactcgggttactctcggagtactccgtttgtccagtgggtgccctgAGAGTGCttgggattgagtttgttggccgttcaaaaaaaaaatatacattttATTTAGACAGTGGTATCATGCTTACCGGTTCAAAATTCTATGACTTTTGTAAATAATCATTTGCATTGCTTGAACAATTAAGatcatttatatatttttttggcaTAAACAAGATATAGTGATATCAAAGACAACATATAAACCTGTCAATAAAGACAAACAAGAAATGAACTGCAAgaatcaaaaacaaaacaaatgtgTTTGCACTCTAGAAGGAAAACACAAAGACGTTAAGAAAACCTTAACTTGCGATCGTAACATCAGACTAGCCAAAAATTTCCTAAAGAACGCGAAAAAGGAATTTCCATTATAACCATAAATCGGTTCGGCAACAATCTGGATCCTACTTGGCCCAGTCTTTCTGGATGTCAAAAGTGTAGTTAAGCTCCAGGTAACATTTATTATCGTCatcaacaaactaaaacacaaaataCAAACAGATATAAGTTTTAAAGGAAACAGGTCGAAAGCTAGTAACCTCCTAAATCATTATATTTTGAGTAAagtgtcattttcgtccctgaggtttggccagttttgcaaccttcgtctaaaggtttgtttttccgtatctggatccaaaaaggtttgaaatattgccattttcatctggcccgttaactccatccattttctccgttaaatcaggggtatttccgtcttttttgctaacttaaacgGCAATTGGGTCTTTTTTCACTATATGTAAATagaccgaatacccctgaaaaagaccgaattgccctttgagttaacaaaaaagatgaaaataaccctgacttaacgaagaaaaattgacagagttaacgagccggatgaaaatggcaagattttaaaccttttggatccaaatacggaaaaacaaacctttggacgaaagccgcaaaactgaccaaacctcagggaaaAAATGGCCGTTAAAAAAGTTACCTTGGTTTTTGCAGTATAATTTCCTCTAGCTAAAAAACCCGAGGGAGTAACCTCTTCAGGCATTACATGTGTGTACGGCTCTGGTTGCGGGCTGAAGGTCCCGAGCATTTCTTTTGAGTTGTCAACTACATCGATAAAGTTCAACAGTTCATGCAAACGACtaagatgagaaaaagaaaaaactTTTGTGAATAGAGAGAGCGAGGGTACCCTTGAGGCCCTTTTTCCAGACATGGTTGGTGTACTTTAGCCCACAAACTATGTCATTGCTAACCTTAACCGAGAATTTCAAATTATATTTGCTTCCTTCTTTTAGGGTAAACCATGGGGCTTTTGGGTTCCCGGTATTTGGGATTTCAAGAACGATATCGGGTCTATCGGGAGAAACTATAGTAAGGCTCAGTATCTTTACATCCGGTTCTTGGACTTCTGTCATATACGTAAATGGTACCAGAAAAACATATCAGATGGAGGCTATGCTCTATACTTTTACCAGAATAATATTCATTTCCATTCggaaaaaaaataatagaacGTATGAACcaaattttataagaaaaaataaataaatcaaagaaaagaaaagaaaaaaaatacctTCGACTTGAGCGGCATCAACGCTTCCAAGAAGTTGCTCTTTCCACCTCCTCAAGCTCTCATCATCCTGAACCGATAACACATTATCATGAACATCGACGCTAAACCTTTTATCCCAAGATAGTTGATGCCACAGAGATCAATCAgtaaatagtaaaaaaaatactGAAAAATGAAAACAACCTAGGATTCTTGTTGCCCAAGTGTGACTTTAAtgtagtttttttctttttttttaatctatttatttatttttttgcagCGTAAAGGTaaataatttttacaaaaatgcAAATAAGAATTTTTTTCAATGGCGGTGCATACACTGGTTAGTAAACCTGACTCCTCCATCGTCAACGACATATAAATTACCACAAAAAGGACACGTTGTTAGGAATTTTTGAGGATAAACCGTAGGAAAAATTCTAACAACACATTTGGATACACGACTGTTACATGT
Coding sequences:
- the LOC110929720 gene encoding rho GDP-dissociation inhibitor 1 — protein: MGGTDDKEAPPSGSAVHDDAASESSCYATDEEDTQIHLGPKISIREHLEKDKDDESLRRWKEQLLGSVDAAQVEEVQEPDVKILSLTIVSPDRPDIVLEIPNTGNPKAPWFTLKEGSKYNLKFSVKVSNDIVCGLKYTNHVWKKGLKVDNSKEMLGTFSPQPEPYTHVMPEEVTPSGFLARGNYTAKTKFVDDDNKCYLELNYTFDIQKDWAK